In Halococcus agarilyticus, the genomic window AGCACGTCGGTCAGGTTCTCTTCGTTGATCTCTTCGTCCGTCTCGTTCAGGATGAGTGCTGCGTAAACGTATTCCATTGTTGTGGTGTTGGGTGTTGATTTCGTGATCGAATCAGCCGAACATCTCGCCGAGACCTTCGCCCGCGTCGCCGTCGTCATCGTCGTCGGACTCGTCGTCCGCGTCGGCGTCGGGTTCGGTCTCCGCCTCGGCCTCGTCGTCGCTCGATTCGTCTTCGTCCGCATCCGCGCCTGCGTCAGCCGCTTCCTCGACGCCGCGGAGCTCCTCGGGCAGGGCCTCCTCGTCGTCGATCCGGGCTGCGAGCGCACGGACCTGCGCGTCCGCCTTGCTCACGAGCTCGTCGGCGATGTCGGGGCTCTCGATCGCGGCGTGGACCCCGAGGCTCCGCGCCTCGGTGCTCGCCTGGCCGAGCAGCGCGCCGGCCGTGCGATCGGTCGGATAGACCGCGTTGATCGAGAGATTCCGCCCCGCCGCGGCCGCCGCCTCGACGTCCGCACGGTACTCGTCGACGTCGATCGCGAGCTCGTCGGGCTCGAACAGGATGCCGTCGGCGTAGACGGTCTTGAGGTCGAGTCCGACTTCTTTGGGTTCGATCCCGAGTTCGCCGAGGACGTTCGCGAGCTGGGCGGAGACCTCCTCGCCCTCCTCTAGAACTGTCGAGTCCTCGGTGACGTGGATCGAACCGTCCATGATCCGGGCGGCCGCGCCGACCTGCTGGAGCTCCCCGACGAACGGACCGGGATCGACGCCGGTGTCGCTCTCGGGGATCGTGATCGAGTCCGAGGCGACCTCGCCCGCGTTGATCGGGGCGGGCGTCTTCGACGCCTCCAGCTGGCGGTAGAGCCCGAACGGGTTCTCGTCCGTCCCGATCAGCCCGACCTGGCCCTCGACCTCGCTCGTGAGATCCGCGACGCCCTCGCCGGCCGCCTCGAGCGCACGCACGAGCAGGGTGTTCCGGGAGACCCGAAGCTCGGCGTCGCCGTGGAGCTCCCGGCGCATCGCCTGAAGCTGGCGGCTCGGGATCCCGCCGATCGAGACGACGCCGACGCTCTCGTAGCTCTCGATCAGGTCGGCGAGTTCGGCGACCTCCTCGCGCTTCCACTCCGGGATCGCCTCGGTCTGCCGGTCGCTCGCCTCGCTCTCGGCGGACATTTAGGCCACCTCCACGGAGGGCCCCATCGTCGTCTTGACGTACACCGTATCGATGTTGAGGGGTCCCTTTTCGAGGTCGGCCTCCAGTCGCCGGACGATGACGTCGATGTTGTCCCCGATCTCCGCGGCGGACATGTCGTCGGCACCGACTCGGGTGTGGAAGGTTCGCCGGTCGCGGCTCCGGAGCTGCACGGTGTTTTTCATCCGCTCGATCGTCTCGACGACGTCGTCGTCGGGCTGGAGCGGGGTCGGCATCTTCCCTCGAGGACCGAGAACGGTCCCGAGGTAGCGACCGATGTCCTGCATCATGCTCGCTTCGGCGATGAAGAAGTCGGTCTCGCCGGCGAGATCCTTCGCCTCGTCGTCATCGTCGCCGAGCTCTTCGAGGGCGTCGCCGTCGAGCACCTCGTCGGCGACCTCCTGAGCCCGAAGGGCGGTCTCGCCCTCGGCGAAGACCACGATCCGTGTCTCTTGGCCGGTTCCCTCCGGAAGAACGATACTCTCGTCGACGCGGTTCGATGGGTCGTTGAGGTCGAGATCGCGCAGGTTGACCGCGAGGTCCACCGTCTCACTGAAGTTCCGCGGTGGGGCCTCGTCAAGCGCGCGCGTCACGGCCTCCTCTATGTCCTGATCTGCCATTATCCACCTCCGTAGTACGCCTTCGTGGCTGCTACGGCGTGAAACAGGCGCTGCCTGCCTCGGTTGAGTGGAGGCCGATGCGCTCCTTAAACCCGTCGAAGCCGCCGCGGGCGCTCCCGGTCAGTCGACGAGGTTGCGCTCGGCGTCCTGTCTGTTCCACTCGATCTCGAACCCGATGCTGCGCTCTGCTGCCCCGAACCGCGAGGACTCCTCCTCGACTTCCACTTCGAACTCGCAGGTTTCGGGCGGGTTGATCCGGACGTGCTCGCCGCCGACCGCGAGCGTCACCTCGCCGTCGCCGCGGAGTTCGCCCGCGAAGCTCTCGAAGACGTCGGCGATCTCGTCGCGATCGAGCGACCGTTCGGTTTCGTACTCCTCGGACATGACACCGACCACGACTCCGGAGTGATCCCTAAATCTACTGCCGGGACTCGCAACGACGGACCACCCGACCCGCCTCCCACGGCAAAAGGTGTTCTGCGGTCTACGACTGCGCGAGCGTCTCGTCGTACTCGCCGTCGTCGACCCGGTCGTCGAAGGTGCGTGCGTCCTCGCCCTCGATGGTGACGCCGAGGCTGACGCAGGTGCCGGCGACTTCTTTCGCGGCGTTCGCGGTGTCGTATGCCAGCAGGTCGGACTGCTTCTGTTCGGCGATCTGTCTCACCTGGTCGACCGAGAGGTCGGCGACGAAGTCCTTCTGGGGTTCGCCGGAGCCGGTCTCGAAGCCGGCCTCGTCCTTCACGAGCGCCGCCGTCGGCGGGACGCCCACCTCGATCTCGAACGCGCCGTCGTCCTCGTACTCGACGGTGACGGGGACTTCGGTGCCGTCGAACGCCTCGGTTCGATCGTTGATCTCGCCCACGACTGCCTGCACGTCCACCGGCGTCGGCCCGAGCTCCGGGCCGAGCGGCGGTCCCGGATCGGCCTCCCCGCCGGGAACGAGGACTTCGATGGTTCCAGCCATACCGGCAGGATCGCCGCCGCGAGGTTAAGGATTGTCTTTCGCCCGCCGGCCGGCCCGGAAACCAATTCTTATACACGCGTGACGATCGAAGCGAAACAGAATAGATCGATGGCTGTCGACGACGATCGGGAGGCGTCGGCGGAGAGCAACCTCTCGCGGATCGCCTCCAGCGCGAGCCTCATGCTGTTCGTGGGCTCGCTCGGCTCGTTCTCGAAGCTGATCGAGCGCGTCATCATCGGGAACACACTCGGCCAGGAGGCTCTCGGTGCGGTGAGCATCGGTATCTCGCTCATGACCCTCGGGAAGACGGTCGCGCTCGTCGGCTTCGATCAGGGCGTGCCGCGGTTCATGTCGCGGTTCGACGACGATCGCGACGTCCGCGGGGCGTGGCTCACCGGCCTGCTCGTTGCGGGAATCGGGGGGATCGCCATCAGCGCGATCCTGCTGTTCTACGGCGATTGGGTGGCCGATGTCCTCCTGAACGAGAGCGGCGACATCCCGCAGGCGCTGCTCGTCGCGTTCGTGTGCTCGATCCCGCTGGTCGCGGTCCAGCAGATCGCGATCCGCGCGATCCAGGGGTTCGAGAACACCATCTACCGTGTCTACGTCCAGGACCTGCTCTACAACGGGTTCCGGATCGTCCTGCTCGTCGTGTTGTTGCTTGCCGGGGTCGGCGTCATTGCGGCTGGCTATGCGTACTTCGTGTTGGCGGCACTCTCGGTCGTCGCTGGCTTCTACTTCCTCGATCGGTTGCTCCCGATCCGAGGGGAGTTCCGACTCCATACGCGGCCGATGCTCTCCTTCTCGCTCCCGCTCGTGATCTCCTCGGTGGTGACGGTGGTGCTCTCCCAGATCGACACGCTGATGCTCGCCGCGTTCACCCCGACCGGGGCGGTCGGCATCTACAACGCCGCGTACCCGATCGCGGCCGGCGTCCCCGTCCTGCTCTCCTCGTTCGGGTTCATCTACCTCCCGCTGATCTCCCGCCTCGACAGCGAGGGCGAGCACGACGAGATCGAGCGGATCCACAAGCTGATCACGAAGTGGATCTACACTCTCGGATTCCCGGTGGTGCTCACCGTCGTCTTCTTCGCGACGGACGTCGTCTCGTTCGTTTTCAACGAGGATTTCGCCGCAGCGGGCCCCGCGCTCGCGATCCTCGCGCTCGGGTTCTACACGAGCGGGGCGGTCGGCAACTGTCAGGACGCCCTCTCGGCGTTCGGCTACACCCGCCTCATCCTCGGGATCAACGTCACTGCGGCCGTCGCGAACGTCGTCCTGAACGTCGTGTTGATCCGCGGGCTCGGGCCGATCCCGGGCTACGGCGTCACCGGTGCGGCGCTGGCCTCGGCGCTGTCGTTCGCGGCGCTCAACGTGCTCGCGTTCGCGGCCCTGTGGTACACGCGCTCGATTACGCCGTTCTCGCGGTGGAACGTCAGGGCCTACTTCGTCCTGCCGCTCGTCCTCGTCCCGCCCACGGCCCTCCTCACGCGCGCCGTCACGCTGGGGCCGATCGGGCTCGCGGTGTTCGGGCTCGCGGCGGCGCTTTCGACCGTGGCCGTCGTCGCGGTGAGCGGGGGTCTCCAGTCCGAGGACATCGTCCCCGTCGAGGGGGTCGAGAACCGGCTCGGTGTCGAGATCCCGCTCATCCGTCGCTTCATCCCCGACGACGACGACCGACACGAGATCCTGCGCGACAGCGATCTGTGATCGGTCGGATGAGTCGACCTCGACGGTCGCCACGGAATGGACACCGTCCGCCGGCCCGCTGCGTCTCCCGAAACACCAGTCGATAGTGTTTAGCGTCGGGGGCGAAAGCGGGCGAACGTGATCGCGACCGACACGCGGACACCGAACGCGAGGACGCACCCGGGACCGGAAACGAGGACGGAACCCACGGGGAGCGGCTCGTGACCGCCTCCACGAGCGACGGCGACCACGCCGCCGTCGAACTCCCCGAGCGAGTGCTCTCGCGGATCGAGCGGCGGGTCGAGCGCACGGACTTCGACTCGACGAGTGCGTACGTCACGTTCGTACTCGAAGAGGTCCTCGCGAGCGTCGAGGCCGACGACGACCTCGACGAGGCGGTCGACGAGGACGAGGTGCGCGACCGGCTGCGATCGCTGGGCTACCTCGACGAGTAGTCTCGGGGGAACGGCTGCCAGCCCACCGGCATCCGTGTCTCGGACCCCACTGATCGATAACTGGTGTCATCGAACCCTTCTCATGGATCGGTTCCATCCACACGTCGGTGAAACGGGCGATACGTAGCTATGTGAATCAGCCATCGACAGAACGTTTTTGAACAGCACTTCCCTGCTGCCAATTATGGAAAGCCGATGGCTCCTCCTGGGTTTCGGTCTGGTTTTCGGGGTCTTGATACTCGTGAATGTTTCTCAGGAAAATCCCTTGCTCGCCCTTACTGCAGCCGTCTTCGCAGCTTTTGGACTCGGTGGATTCTGGTGGAATACGACCCAAGATACCCCGATTCAAACGAGGTTTTCACAGTCTCGGTAGCGTAGCACGCCATCACCGATACTGGCTGTTCGTCGGGCACCGTACCGTGGGGTGAGAGCGCCTCGATGACACCCTCATCGATAGCCTATTACGTCGCGACGGGGTGGTTGCGAGACGATGGACGAGACACGGAACACGGTGCTCGTGACGATCGACAGCCTCCGTGCGGATCGCTGTGGGTTCATCGACGGCGATCGGGACACGACCCCGACGCTCGACCGGCTCGCCGAGGACGGACTCGCCTTCGAGCAGGCGATCGCGCCGGGCCCGACGACGTTCAACTCGATGGTGCCGAGCACCACCGGCGAGTTCTCCATCAGCCGCGAGGGCGACCCCGCTCGGGGGATGAGCAAGGAACGCATCCGCAAGCACCTGCGCGGGCGCGAGACGATCGCCGAGCGCTTCGCCGAAATGGGCTACGAGACCGGCGGGTTCACCGCGAACCCGTGGACCTCGCGCTTCTTCGAGTTCGACCAGGGGTTCGATCACTTCGAGGACTTCATGGACACCGACAGCTCGAGCTCGGTGTTCGACGACACCGACGAGGGGTCGAACTCGACCGTCGCGACGATGGTCCAGAACGTCGCCAACTGGCGCGAGGGCCAGAACATGTTCATGCAGTGGGAGGCCTTCTACGACGACATCCTCGCGTGGCAGCGCCAGGCGTCGGAGCCCTCCTTCCTCTGGATCTTCCTCGTCGACCCGCACATGCCGTATCTCCCGCCGAGCGAGTACCGCTCCGGGTCGAAACTCGGGAATCTCGCCGCGAACGCCTGGCTGCTCTCGGGCAAGTACGAGCCCGTCGCGCCGTTCGTCCACGACACGCTCTCTGTGGCCTACGACGACTGCATCCGCTACACCGACGCGTTCCTCCGGCGGCTCCACGACGACCTCGACGATGACACGCTGCTCGCCATCCACGCCGACCACGGCGAGGAGTTCGGCGACCACGGGAGTTACGGCCACGGAACCAATCTCCACGAGGAGGTGCTCCACGTCCCGTTCGTGGTGGCGAACGGACCAACTGGAACGGTCGAACACCCCGTTTCGCTCCGGCGACTGCCCGACCTCCTCACCGATCTCGCGAGCGGAGCGGATCCGCGCGAGACCGGCACGCTCGATCCCAGTCCTTACGTTCGTTCGCGCAACTGGGATCCGAAGTACGCCCTCCGTGGCGACGACTGGAAGTACGTGCGGGAGGCGACCGACGACGCGCTCTACGATCTCACCGCGGGCGAGGCACCGACGGAGAACGCCGAGCTCGTCGAGCTCGGTCGGCAGCTGGTCCGTCGCTGGCGAAGCTCGGACGGGGAGCGCAAGCGGATCGCGAACGCCGTCGCCGAAACGACCGAGAACGAACCCCTCTGAGGGGCGACGCGAACGGAGGATTTTTCGACGCCCGCCGGCCATGACTACGCGATGGGACTCGAAGGGGAGATCGAGGAGCTCCGCGAGGAGATCGCGGAGACCCCGTACAACAAGTCGACCGAGGCCCACATCGGCCGGTTGAAATCGAAGCTCGCCGAGAAAAAGGAGAAGCTCGAGAACCAGAGTTCGGCGGGCGGCGGCCAGGGCTACTCGGTCGAACAGACCGGCGACGCGACCGTGGCGCTCGTCGGGATGCCGAGCGCCGGCAAGTCGACCCTCCTGAACGCGCTCACGAACGCCGAGAGCGAGGTCGGGGCCTACGAGTTCACGACCCTCGACGTGAACCCCGGCATGCTCCAGCACAAGGGCGCAAACATCCAGCTCCTCGACGTGCCGGGTCTGATCGCGGGCGCGGCCGGCGGTCGGGGCGGCGGCCAGGAAGTGCTCTCGGTGATTCGTACTGCTGACCTCGTGGTGTTCGTGCTCTCGGTGTTCGAGATCGAGGCGTACGCCAAACTCAGCGAGGAGCTCTACCAGAACAAGATTCGGCTCGACACCCGTCCCCCGAAGGTCCGGATCACTCGGAAGGGGAAGGGTGGGATCGACGTCACCATGGCTCCCGAGGTCGAACTCGACGAGAACACCGTCCGGGAGGTGCTCCGCGAGCGCGACTACGTCAACGCCGACGTCGCGGTGAGCGAGGCGGTCGACATCGATCGGCTGCTCGACGGCGTGCTCGACAACCGCGTGTATCTCCCCTCGCTCGTCGCGGTCAACAAGGCCGACCTGATCGAGCCCGACTACCTCGAAACCGTCAATAGCGATCTCCGCGACCACGACATCGACCCCGACGACGCGATCTTCATCAGCGCCGAGGCCGAGAAGGGTCTCGACACACTCCGTGAACGGATCTGGCGGGAACTCGATCTCATCCGGATCTACATGGACAAGCCCGGCCGCGGCACCGACTACGAGGAGCCGCTGATGCTCCGCGCGGGCCAGACGGTGGGGGACGCCTGCGAGAAGCTCGGCGGCGAGCTCGAAGACCGGTTCCGGTTCGGCCGCGTGTCGGGCCCGAGCGCGAAACACGACGACCAGCAGGTGGGCAAAGACCACGAACTCAAAGACGAGGACGTGCTTCGGATCGTCGCGCGCCGGTGATGGCCGGCGTGGCCGCCTCGCTCGTCTCGCCTGCCCCGTCCGCCCCGCGTCGTCGGCTGCTCGTTCTTCTCGCGCTCGCGCTCGTGCCGTGGACCGTCGTCGTCGAGGGTGATGTCACTCTGCTCTTCCCGTTCGGTCTGGTCAACGCGAACCCGCTCCACCTCACGCCGCTCGACGACTATCTCCGGTTCGCGCAGGGGTTCGCGGCGCTGCCGGAGTACCTCCAGGCCTGGCCGGTGAGCGTCGGGTGCTATCTCGCGGCGCTCGCCAGCGCTCTCGGTGGCGTCGTCTGGCGCGAGGACCTCCGCGTGACCGGTGGCCTGATCGTCCTCACTGGGCTGAGCCACGCCGGGGTCGCGATCGGACTGTCGCGGGGGATCGGTCGGATCGCGCTCCCGCTCGGCCCGGTGCTCGCGCTCGCGATCGCGTGGTGGTGCTACTGGCCGCTCGTCCAGCGATCGGACCGGTTCCCGTAATCTTTTGCCCGCGGCCCGAGTGGAGCGGACATGGACGCAATCCTCGACCACACGATGATCCGGGTCGAAGACCTGGAGGAGACGACCGAATGGTACAGCGACCACCTCGACTACGTCGAACACGGTCGAATGGAAGCCGACACGTTCACGAACGTGTTCATGGGCCCGGAGGGAGTCGGCGACGAGGGCGCGCTGCTCGAACTCACGTACAACCACGACGGCCGGAGCTACGAGATGGGCGACGCGTGGGGCCACATCGCGGTCCGCGTGCCAGAGGGAGAGCTCGAATCGGCCTACGACGAACTGATGGACGAGGGTGTCGAGGACTACCGCGATCCCGAGTCCTGCGGCGGGCGCTACGCGTTCGTGACGGACCCCGACGGCCACGAGATCGAGATCGTCCAGCGCGATCACGGCGCGCGCTGGAGCCTCGATCACACCATGATGCGCGTCGAGGACGCCGACCGGAGTCTCGGCTTCTGGACGCGGAAGTTCGAGTACGACGAGCTTCCGGGGGGTCGATGGGAGTCCGACGACTTCGCGAACTACTTCGTCGAACCGGAGGGCGCGGCCGACGAGGCGATGAGCGTCGAACTCACCTACAACTACGACGGGCGCTCCTACGAGATGGGCGACGCGTGGGGCCACGTCGCGGTTCGCGCCGACGACCTCGATGACGCGTGGGAGACGCTGATGACCCGCGACGCCGAGGACTACCGCGATCCGGAGTCCTGCGATCACCAGTACGCGTTCACGAAGGACCACGACGGCCACGAGATCGAAGTCGTCACGTCGTAGCCACGGCCCGTAATCGAACGTTTTACAGTTGAATCGACACGTTCGGGTGCTATCCGTTCGACGTCGATCCGGTCTTCTCGAACATCCGACGGTGCTGTGAACCGCTTCGAGCACCGTGCTGTGACGGAATCCGTGAGTGGGGAGTCGTCAAGCCGTCCGGTTCGGTGCCCCCTCCCCCTCGATGAAGGCTCGTACTTCGGCCGTGATGCGATCGGGTGCTTCCGTTGGCCCGCTATGGCCGAAGCCGTCGAACTCGACGAGACGGCTGTTCGGGAGGGCCTCGTCGACCGCACGGACGCTCTCTCGGAGATGAGACGGTCCTTCAGTTCCAGTCAGCAAGAGTGCGGGCGCGTCGATATCGAGCGTGTCGGGTAGTCGGTACTGCTCAACGGCACG contains:
- a CDS encoding 50S ribosomal protein L10, with the translated sequence MSAESEASDRQTEAIPEWKREEVAELADLIESYESVGVVSIGGIPSRQLQAMRRELHGDAELRVSRNTLLVRALEAAGEGVADLTSEVEGQVGLIGTDENPFGLYRQLEASKTPAPINAGEVASDSITIPESDTGVDPGPFVGELQQVGAAARIMDGSIHVTEDSTVLEEGEEVSAQLANVLGELGIEPKEVGLDLKTVYADGILFEPDELAIDVDEYRADVEAAAAAGRNLSINAVYPTDRTAGALLGQASTEARSLGVHAAIESPDIADELVSKADAQVRALAARIDDEEALPEELRGVEEAADAGADADEDESSDDEAEAETEPDADADDESDDDDDGDAGEGLGEMFG
- a CDS encoding 50S ribosomal protein L1; the protein is MADQDIEEAVTRALDEAPPRNFSETVDLAVNLRDLDLNDPSNRVDESIVLPEGTGQETRIVVFAEGETALRAQEVADEVLDGDALEELGDDDDEAKDLAGETDFFIAEASMMQDIGRYLGTVLGPRGKMPTPLQPDDDVVETIERMKNTVQLRSRDRRTFHTRVGADDMSAAEIGDNIDVIVRRLEADLEKGPLNIDTVYVKTTMGPSVEVA
- a CDS encoding amphi-Trp domain-containing protein; protein product: MSEEYETERSLDRDEIADVFESFAGELRGDGEVTLAVGGEHVRINPPETCEFEVEVEEESSRFGAAERSIGFEIEWNRQDAERNLVD
- a CDS encoding 50S ribosomal protein L11, with translation MAGTIEVLVPGGEADPGPPLGPELGPTPVDVQAVVGEINDRTEAFDGTEVPVTVEYEDDGAFEIEVGVPPTAALVKDEAGFETGSGEPQKDFVADLSVDQVRQIAEQKQSDLLAYDTANAAKEVAGTCVSLGVTIEGEDARTFDDRVDDGEYDETLAQS
- a CDS encoding flippase, whose product is MAVDDDREASAESNLSRIASSASLMLFVGSLGSFSKLIERVIIGNTLGQEALGAVSIGISLMTLGKTVALVGFDQGVPRFMSRFDDDRDVRGAWLTGLLVAGIGGIAISAILLFYGDWVADVLLNESGDIPQALLVAFVCSIPLVAVQQIAIRAIQGFENTIYRVYVQDLLYNGFRIVLLVVLLLAGVGVIAAGYAYFVLAALSVVAGFYFLDRLLPIRGEFRLHTRPMLSFSLPLVISSVVTVVLSQIDTLMLAAFTPTGAVGIYNAAYPIAAGVPVLLSSFGFIYLPLISRLDSEGEHDEIERIHKLITKWIYTLGFPVVLTVVFFATDVVSFVFNEDFAAAGPALAILALGFYTSGAVGNCQDALSAFGYTRLILGINVTAAVANVVLNVVLIRGLGPIPGYGVTGAALASALSFAALNVLAFAALWYTRSITPFSRWNVRAYFVLPLVLVPPTALLTRAVTLGPIGLAVFGLAAALSTVAVVAVSGGLQSEDIVPVEGVENRLGVEIPLIRRFIPDDDDRHEILRDSDL
- a CDS encoding sulfatase-like hydrolase/transferase; the protein is MDETRNTVLVTIDSLRADRCGFIDGDRDTTPTLDRLAEDGLAFEQAIAPGPTTFNSMVPSTTGEFSISREGDPARGMSKERIRKHLRGRETIAERFAEMGYETGGFTANPWTSRFFEFDQGFDHFEDFMDTDSSSSVFDDTDEGSNSTVATMVQNVANWREGQNMFMQWEAFYDDILAWQRQASEPSFLWIFLVDPHMPYLPPSEYRSGSKLGNLAANAWLLSGKYEPVAPFVHDTLSVAYDDCIRYTDAFLRRLHDDLDDDTLLAIHADHGEEFGDHGSYGHGTNLHEEVLHVPFVVANGPTGTVEHPVSLRRLPDLLTDLASGADPRETGTLDPSPYVRSRNWDPKYALRGDDWKYVREATDDALYDLTAGEAPTENAELVELGRQLVRRWRSSDGERKRIANAVAETTENEPL
- a CDS encoding OBG GTPase family GTP-binding protein — translated: MGLEGEIEELREEIAETPYNKSTEAHIGRLKSKLAEKKEKLENQSSAGGGQGYSVEQTGDATVALVGMPSAGKSTLLNALTNAESEVGAYEFTTLDVNPGMLQHKGANIQLLDVPGLIAGAAGGRGGGQEVLSVIRTADLVVFVLSVFEIEAYAKLSEELYQNKIRLDTRPPKVRITRKGKGGIDVTMAPEVELDENTVREVLRERDYVNADVAVSEAVDIDRLLDGVLDNRVYLPSLVAVNKADLIEPDYLETVNSDLRDHDIDPDDAIFISAEAEKGLDTLRERIWRELDLIRIYMDKPGRGTDYEEPLMLRAGQTVGDACEKLGGELEDRFRFGRVSGPSAKHDDQQVGKDHELKDEDVLRIVARR
- a CDS encoding TIGR04206 family protein yields the protein MAGVAASLVSPAPSAPRRRLLVLLALALVPWTVVVEGDVTLLFPFGLVNANPLHLTPLDDYLRFAQGFAALPEYLQAWPVSVGCYLAALASALGGVVWREDLRVTGGLIVLTGLSHAGVAIGLSRGIGRIALPLGPVLALAIAWWCYWPLVQRSDRFP
- a CDS encoding VOC family protein — translated: MDAILDHTMIRVEDLEETTEWYSDHLDYVEHGRMEADTFTNVFMGPEGVGDEGALLELTYNHDGRSYEMGDAWGHIAVRVPEGELESAYDELMDEGVEDYRDPESCGGRYAFVTDPDGHEIEIVQRDHGARWSLDHTMMRVEDADRSLGFWTRKFEYDELPGGRWESDDFANYFVEPEGAADEAMSVELTYNYDGRSYEMGDAWGHVAVRADDLDDAWETLMTRDAEDYRDPESCDHQYAFTKDHDGHEIEVVTS